From the genome of Pectobacterium atrosepticum:
AGAATAAGATCCAGTGCGCTATCCAGACCAATCAAGCGTGGCAAACGCTGCGTTCCGCCCGATCCAGGAAGGAGGCCAAGCTGCACTTCCGGTAGCCCCAGCACCGTTTTTTCATCCAGAGAGCAAACGCGATAGTCGCAGGCTAATGCCAATTCCAGCCCACCACCTAAACAAGCACCATGAATCGCAGCCACCACGGGGAAAGGTAACGCTGCAATCTGATCAAACGTTTCCTGCCCTTGCTTGGCTAGATTTTCGGCCTGCTCGGCGCTGCTGCACTTATTCAACATGGTGATATCCGCACCAGCAATAAACGAATCAGGCTTGGCGGAAATAAAAATCAGCCCCCTGAGCGTCGCATGCTGCCGCGCCAACTCAAAGACCGAGAGGATCTGTTCTGCAAATTCACTCTTTAGCGTGTTCACCCTCTCGCCGGGGACATCAATGCTGATCACACCGATATTGTCCGGCCGAATGGTGAGGGAAAATGCAGATGTTTTTTCCGTTGTAGGCGATGCTGTAACGGAGAAAGGCTGTTGATCGTTCATGGCGTCACCTCCAGTACCATTGCAGCGCCCAGCCCGCCTGCCGCGCAGGCGGTGGTTAATCCCAGCCCGCCACCGCGACGGCGCAGTTCATTCAGCGTTTGGGTAATCATCCTCGCGCCAGTGGCAGCAAAAGGATGCCCATAGGCAATAGAGCCACCCAATACGTTGAACTTAGCGCGATCCACCTCACCCAGCGCGGCATTTCTGCCCAATTGATTCCGAGCAAATTCATCGCTGGCAAACAGCTTCAGATTTGCCAGCGTCTGGGCAGCAAAGGCTTCGTGCATATCAATGAGCGTTAGATCGGCCAACGCCACACCCGCTCTTGCCAGCGCAAGCGGGGAAGCATAGGCAGGCCCCAACAACATATCACGCTGCACGCCGATGGCACTGAATGCATAACTGCGTAGATAGCCTAACGGCGTAAGCCCCAGACTTTTGGCCTTGGATTCACTCATCATCAAGACTGCCGCTGCGCCATCCGTTAGCGGCGTGCTGTTTGCCGCCGTCACCGTACCGTGTCGGCGATCGAACGCCGGACGTAAACGCGAATACTGCTCTATGGCGGAGTCATGGCGCACGTTGTTATCTTCACTCAACGCCTTCTCGTAAGGGGGGACGTAAGCCGTCATCACTTCATCCCGCAGCACGCCAGATTCCCAGGCCTGTGCGGCCAGCTTGTGCGAGCGGTGTGCCAGTTCATCCTGTTCTTCACGCGTGATGCCGTAGGTTTTTGCCATCTGTTCCGCAGTATCCCCCATACGCAGCCCAGTGGAATACTCCGCCACGGCGGGCGCAACCGGGAGCAAGTCTTTCGGACGCAGGCCGCTCAACAGCCTCAACTTCTGGCCCAGCGTTCGGGCCTTGTTCATATCCACCAGCGTTCTGGCCAGCGCTTTACTGACGCCAATGGGTAGCACAGAAGAGGAATCCGCGCCCCCAGCAATACCGACTTCCACCGTACCCGCCATAATGCTTTCTGCCACATTAGCGACAGCCTGAAAGCTGGTGGCACAAGCGCGGGAAACACTATACGCATCGGTATGCACGCTCATGCCCGTACCAAGCACGATCTCTCTGGCGATATTCGGCGCTTCAGGCATTTGGACCACCTGCCCAAACACCAGTAGCTCGATCAGCTCAGGATCGATACCGGTTCGAACCAGTAACTCACTGGTGACGAGCTTCCCTAACTCGATGGCAGGTACGCCATGGTAGGCCGTTGCCTGCCGGGCAAATGGGGTGCGTAATCCGCTCACGAACGCAATGCGATCGCCACGGCGGGTTATCAGAGGTAATACCTCGCTCATAAACGCTCCTGTTAACCGAAAATAAAGTACGCGCACAACAGGTCAGACCTGATTTCATTGTTAACCAAATAGTTACATTACGCAAAGCCGCGCAACATAAAAGTGTGAAGAGCATGCAAGTAGCGACGAACAAAAAAGATGAAGAAACGGCAAGAAGAGAAGAAACAGAGGTCAGGCGATAAGTTAGGGAAAGGAAGCAATAGCAGGAGCCGCGAAAGGGCTCCTGCCAACACAAAAGTTAACGCAGGCCGAGCTGGAAAATCATCGTTTCAACCTGACAGCTGAACGTAAAATCAATGTCCAGCTTAACGCCGCCGTCTACGTCTTCCAGCGTGCTAGCGATTTCGCAAGGTTCAGACTCTACCGCACGCGCTTTTTCCGTCAGGGCCGCTAATGTCGCTTCCGCGTCAGAACGATCGCCGAACACGTTGCTGTAAGATGCCGTGCAATCTGTGTTATCCATGATTGTGCCGACATCGACACAGCAGCAGGCTGCGGTTTCTTCAGCACTGCATTTGTTGATTACGTTCGTCATGATGCTTTCCTCTTAAGACTTAAGACGCAGGAGATTTGATCCAGTTCAAAAATTTTTATCTTCCTTATATTTTACTCCCTCATCCCAAAGCAGTGCCAGCACTTCATGCTAGCCAGCAATTTTAGTGATATCAGTCACATTAATGTGTTATTGAGCAGTGAAGGCTGAGTAATATCTCCTCACACAAATTAACCAAACCGTTAAGCAGATCTAAATTTTGCATCATTTTAGAAATATTTCGGATACACAAGCGCAACATTATTGTATTCCCAACTTATACTTTGCCAACTGGTCTGATTTGTCAGGCTGAGTGCGCCCCCTACAATGCGCGTCCCTTGTTACTTTGTGTAACAACGTTAAATAACAAGCATATAAAGAGGTTTTGGTCATGAGCCAGAAAAACCTGTTCAAACAATCCACAATTGCTGTTGCGGTGGCCCTGTTTTCAGCAAATGTGTCCGCAGCTGGTTTCCAGCTTAATGAATACTCATCATCGGGTCTGGGACGCGCGTTTTCTGGTGAAGGTGCCGTAGCCGACAATGCGACCTCCGGTAGCCGTAACCCGGCGACCATGACCATGTTTGACCGCCCATCGTTCTCTGGTGGTGTCACCTATATCAACCCAGATATTGATATCAGTGGTTCAAGTTCATCTGGGCAAAATGCTGATGCGAAAAATATCGCACCACATGCCTGGGTGCCGAACCTGCATTTTATTATGCCGCTTAACGAACAGTGGGCGATTGGTGCTTCTGCGGTAACCAACTATGGTCTGGCGACTGAGTTTAATGACAACTATGTAGCTGGCTCTATCGGCGGTCAAACCGATCTGCTGACCTCGAACCTGAACCTGAGCGCCGCCTATCGCCTGAACCAGCATTTCAGCTTTGGTTTAGGTGTTAACGCCGTCTATGCCGATGCCAAGTTTGTGCGTCATGCAGGGGAACTGTCCGCTGCATTTCCTCCTGCTCTAGGGGTGACCCCCCGTACAGAAATATCACGTATGGAAGGTAAAGAGTGGGGCTACGGCTGGAACGCCGGCATCCTGTACGAAGTAGATGAAAACAATCGCATCGGCCTAACCTACCGCTCTAAAGTCGATATCGACTTTAATGGTGACTACAGTAACCAACTGCCTGCAGGAGCAGGAGCGCTTAATGGCGCAACAGTGCCTGGTAAACTGACGCTAAATCTGCCGGAAATGTGGGAAGCATCGGCCTATCACCGCGTAGCGCCGAAATGGGCGGTACACTACAGCCTGACCTACACCAGTTGGAGCCAGTTCCAGGAATTGAAAGCAACGGGTAGCAATGGACAAACCTTGTTCCAGAAAGAAGAAAACTTCCGTGATGCTTACCGTATCGCACTCGGTACCACCTACTATCACGACGATAACTGGACGTTCCGTAGTGGTATCGCGTTTGATGACAGCCCGGTACCGGCCGACAGACGTTCTATCTCCATCCCCGATCAGGACCGTTTCTGGTTGAGCGCAGGTACTACCTATGCGTTTAACAAAGATGCCTCTGTTGATGTTGGCGTGTCCTACATGCATGGTAAAAAAGTTACCATCACCGAAAAAGGCCCAACTGCAACGTCTCCAACGTACAACTTCAGCTCTGAAGGTAAAGCCTGGCTGTACGGCGTGAACTTCAACTATGCGTTCTAAATAACGTACGAATTTCTAAATAAAAAAGCAGGTAAGGCAACTTACCTGCTTTTTTTATTGTCCGTATGTACCTAGGCGAAGGCACAAAAAAGGCCGCTTTCGCGGCCTTAGATCGTGTGATCCGGTTAATACCGATTACTCAGGCTTAACCTCAATATAATCCAGACCCAGCGTACTGCTGGTGTAGCTGCGGATTTTATTGGTCATCTCAATATTACCGTCCAGCTTCTGACCATAAGACGGTACAATCTCTTTCAGCTTGCTCTGCCATTCCGGCGTCGCTACTTTATCTTTAAACACTTTTTCCAGCAGGCTCAGCATAATCGGCGCTGCGGTAGAAGCGCCCGGAGAGGCACCCAGCAGTGCAGCAATCGAGCCATCCTGCGAACTGACAATCTCAGTACCCAGCTTCAGCACGCCGCCTTTATCATCATCTTTCTTGATAACCTGCACGCGCTGACCTGCAACCGTCAATCTCCAGTCTTCTTTCTTCGCGTTCGGGAAGTATTCCTGCAACGAAGCGAAACGATCGTCGTCATCCATCATGACCTGACTGACCAGATATTTCACCAGATCGAAGTTATCCAGACCGACGTGCGTCATTGGCATCACGTTGGAGAAGGTCACGGAACCGATCAGATCCCACAGTGAACCGTTTTTCAGGAACTTGCTGGAGAAAGTGGCAAACGGCCCGAACAGCAGAACTGGCTTGCCGTCAAAAATACGGGTGTCCAGATGCGGAACGGACATCGGCGGCGCGCCCACGGAGGCTTTACCGTACACTTTTGCCATGTGACGTTTCACGATTTCCGGGTTTTCTGTCACCAGGAATTCGCCACCAACCGGGAAGCCACCGTATAGATCGGCCTCAGGAATTCCGGATTTCTGCAACAGTTTCAGTGCCGCCCCACCCGCACCGATAAAGACAAATTTCGCCTTAATCACGCTCTCTTTTTCACCGTTCTTCAGATCGGCGTAAGTCACGCTCCAGGTGTTGTCCGCGTTACGTTTGATATCACGGACTTCTGAATTCAGGTGCAGCGCAAAGTTGGACTTGGTTTTCATCGCGCTAACCAGCTGACGCGTGATTTCACCGTAGTTCACATCGGTACCGATAGGCATACGGGTTGCAGCAATCTTCTGAGCCGGATCGCGACCTTCCATCACCAACGGAACCCACTCTTTGATCGTATTGGGATCGTCAGAGAACTCCATGCCACGATACAGCGTGCTGTGCTGCATCGCAT
Proteins encoded in this window:
- the fadI gene encoding acetyl-CoA C-acyltransferase FadI codes for the protein MSEVLPLITRRGDRIAFVSGLRTPFARQATAYHGVPAIELGKLVTSELLVRTGIDPELIELLVFGQVVQMPEAPNIAREIVLGTGMSVHTDAYSVSRACATSFQAVANVAESIMAGTVEVGIAGGADSSSVLPIGVSKALARTLVDMNKARTLGQKLRLLSGLRPKDLLPVAPAVAEYSTGLRMGDTAEQMAKTYGITREEQDELAHRSHKLAAQAWESGVLRDEVMTAYVPPYEKALSEDNNVRHDSAIEQYSRLRPAFDRRHGTVTAANSTPLTDGAAAVLMMSESKAKSLGLTPLGYLRSYAFSAIGVQRDMLLGPAYASPLALARAGVALADLTLIDMHEAFAAQTLANLKLFASDEFARNQLGRNAALGEVDRAKFNVLGGSIAYGHPFAATGARMITQTLNELRRRGGGLGLTTACAAGGLGAAMVLEVTP
- a CDS encoding DUF406 family protein — translated: MTNVINKCSAEETAACCCVDVGTIMDNTDCTASYSNVFGDRSDAEATLAALTEKARAVESEPCEIASTLEDVDGGVKLDIDFTFSCQVETMIFQLGLR
- the fadL gene encoding long-chain fatty acid transporter FadL codes for the protein MSQKNLFKQSTIAVAVALFSANVSAAGFQLNEYSSSGLGRAFSGEGAVADNATSGSRNPATMTMFDRPSFSGGVTYINPDIDISGSSSSGQNADAKNIAPHAWVPNLHFIMPLNEQWAIGASAVTNYGLATEFNDNYVAGSIGGQTDLLTSNLNLSAAYRLNQHFSFGLGVNAVYADAKFVRHAGELSAAFPPALGVTPRTEISRMEGKEWGYGWNAGILYEVDENNRIGLTYRSKVDIDFNGDYSNQLPAGAGALNGATVPGKLTLNLPEMWEASAYHRVAPKWAVHYSLTYTSWSQFQELKATGSNGQTLFQKEENFRDAYRIALGTTYYHDDNWTFRSGIAFDDSPVPADRRSISIPDQDRFWLSAGTTYAFNKDASVDVGVSYMHGKKVTITEKGPTATSPTYNFSSEGKAWLYGVNFNYAF
- the mqo gene encoding malate dehydrogenase (quinone), with the protein product MKKLLAMFFCLSVVVSAPLAMAEDAKTTEKTTDVVLIGGGIMSSTLGVYLQELQPDWSIDMVERMDNVAEESSNGWNNAGTGHSAFMELNYTPDNPDGPINISKALEITEAFEISRQFWSYQVKNGVLKNPHAFINSVPHISFVWGDENTAFLKHRYDAMQHSTLYRGMEFSDDPNTIKEWVPLVMEGRDPAQKIAATRMPIGTDVNYGEITRQLVSAMKTKSNFALHLNSEVRDIKRNADNTWSVTYADLKNGEKESVIKAKFVFIGAGGAALKLLQKSGIPEADLYGGFPVGGEFLVTENPEIVKRHMAKVYGKASVGAPPMSVPHLDTRIFDGKPVLLFGPFATFSSKFLKNGSLWDLIGSVTFSNVMPMTHVGLDNFDLVKYLVSQVMMDDDDRFASLQEYFPNAKKEDWRLTVAGQRVQVIKKDDDKGGVLKLGTEIVSSQDGSIAALLGASPGASTAAPIMLSLLEKVFKDKVATPEWQSKLKEIVPSYGQKLDGNIEMTNKIRSYTSSTLGLDYIEVKPE